Proteins from a genomic interval of Plasmodium reichenowi strain SY57 chromosome 13, whole genome shotgun sequence:
- a CDS encoding elongation factor 1-gamma, putative, translating to MDFKLLAPKNDVRTLKVQTVASFCNVKLNMPNFEVGKDDKTADFLKHSPLGRLPVLVTSHGSIFESNAVCKYLCSIHREGDFLGKGSFEEAQVNMWVDFNTYELEIPMSCYMNNKSCEKSLKHIEDTLKCYNNHLLYNQYMVGNSITVVDIFICVILYFSLNSGTLNESIVLKYKNLYRLYDTICNQKQFKYVFACDQNKKKNTQDKSTGSKKKQGNNKKDNNNNNNKNNDDADNQHADLLSDDLAEKKQPKKTNPLDLLPPSNFSLDEWKYKFSNEKDLINNAMPHFWKTYDPNGFSLYYMKYDKLEDECQISFVACNMAGGFLQRLENNFSKYSFAVVTVLGENKSYDIEGVWLFRGTDIPFEMKDHPSFEYHIFKKLDINNTQDKKIVEDYWCSKEKVDNRPLVDRKVWK from the exons ATGGATTTT aaatTACTTGCTCCCAAAAATGACGTGAGAACTTTGAAGGTTCAAACAGTAGCATCATTTTGCAATGTGAAATTAAATATGCCCAACTTTGAAGTTGGTAAAGATGACAAGACAGCcgattttttaaaacacTCTCCGTTAGGTAGGTTGCCTGTTTTGGTTACGTCTCATGGTTCAATTTTTGAAAGTAATGCTGTTTGTAAATACCTTTGTAGTATTCATAGAGAAGGGGATTTTTTAGGTAAGGGTTCTTTTGAAGAAGCACAAGTAAATATGTGGGTAGATTTCAACACATATGAATTAGAAATTCCTATGAGTTgttatatgaataataaatcCTGTGAGAAATCATTAAAACATATAGAAGATACTTTAAAGtgttataataatcatttattatataatcaaTATATGGTTGGTAATTCAATAACTGTTGTAGATATCTTTATCTgtgtaatattatatttttctttaaacTCTGGTACGTTGAATGAATCTATAGttttgaaatataaaaatttatatagaTTATATGACACTATATGTAATCAAAAGCAATTTAAATATGTGTTTGCTTGtgatcaaaataaaaaaaaaaacacacAAGATAAATCAACAGGttccaaaaaaaaacaagGAAACAATAAgaaagataataataataataataataaaaataatgatgacGCTGATAATCAACATGCTGATTTATTAAGTGATGATTTGGCAGAAAAAAAACAGccaaaaaaaacaaatcCATTAGATTTATTACCACCATCGAATTTCTCACTTGATGAatggaaatataaatttagtaatgaaaaagatttaataaataatgcCATGCCTCATTTCTGGAAAACATATGATCCAAATGGATTctcattatattatatgaaatatgATAAGTTAGAAGATGAATGTCAAATATCATTTGTTGCATGTAATATGGCAGGTGGATTCTTACAAAGACTTGAAAACAATTTCTcaaaatattcttttgCCGTTGTTACTGTTTTGGGAGAAAATAAATCTTATGACATCGAAGGTGTCTGGTTATTTAGAGGTACTGACATACCATTCGAAATGAAAGATCACCCTTCTTTTGAATATcacatttttaaaaaattagatattaataatacaCAAGACAAAAAAATTGTAGAAGATTACTGGTGCTCAAAGGAAAAAGTAGATAACAGACCTCTTGTCGACAGGAAAGTATGGAAGTAA
- a CDS encoding hypothetical protein (conserved Plasmodium protein, unknown function~part of same gene as PRSY57_1337400A~gap found within coding sequence), whose amino-acid sequence KSGYCCIRLSLPLLKLRKIKEYRETLLHEMIHAFLFLTRSNTKHDGHGPEFKKHMYRINRATGLHITIYHTFHDEVNFYRNHIWRCTGVCRKYPPHFGFVKRSMNRPPGPKEKWWRRHSSYCCGNFVKIEETDENKKNEMVNMNKAGNKISNITNAIQKRNNKRDKDTFEKRQDNNNLFEDMINDEIIILDNENNNRNKKEGEDEIDIINLIKNLFSDNKDKILSFPDITVDYHKAFEGKNYFEID is encoded by the exons AAGTCTGGATATTGTTGTATTCGCTTATCGTTACCACTACTAAAGCTgaggaaaataaaagaatatagG GAAACCTTATTACATGAAATGATCCACGcctttttgtttttaacAAGAAGTAATACGAAGCATGATGGACATGGACCA GAGTTTAAAAAACACATGTACAGAATAAATAGAGCTACTGGATTGCATATAACGATTTATCACACTTTTCATGATGAAGTAAATTTTTATCGAAATCATATATGGCGCTGCACa gGTGTGTGTAGAAAATATCCACCCCATTTTGGATTTGTCAAAAGATCGATGAATAGACCTCCTGGACCAAAAGAAAAATGGT gGAGAAGACATTCTTCTTACTGCTGTGGAAACTTTGTTAAAATTGAAGAAACAGATgagaacaaaaaaaacGAAATGGTAAACATGAACAAAGCAGGAAATAAGATATCAAATATAACAAACGCAATACAAAAAAGGAATAACAAAAGAGATAAGG ATACTTTTGAAAAAAGGCAAGACAATAATAATCTTTTTGAGGACATGATAAATGAcgaaataattattttagacaacgaaaataataatagaaataaaaaggaagGGGAGGATGAAattgatataataaatttaataaaaaatttatttagTGATAATAAGGACAAAATATTATCCTTTCCAGATATTACTGTGGATTATCACAAGGCATTTGAAGGTAAAAATTATTTCGAGATAGATTAG
- a CDS encoding hypothetical protein (conserved Plasmodium protein, unknown function), whose product MLLKRELFYIKKNYVMSFSFFPHCKIKKNDKAYESVYNSMFYYNNKRYNTNINLTKREKNVFEEELTKVFKEYPILKRNNISEYEEILIKEDDKNKKYKIGDIISLDDHSFGVVLQINQNNTIIGKIYEKNIKNKHINNNIVDININEKKNVYSPYEYLKYLFSKHNKLNIFHHDNKEIYHKRSIKKQLHSNIFLIDIFNKIKYGQKICVIGEKDTPKNVILLSLIYENLLINTICKNENLFIICSNMHKSELKFFFQKLHELFRQMLNKSGKKKNNNNNNKEIDNINKVNMKIDNMNENKDLYEMNIVEKLYSENNIYEEDDIKIPNDILWINSTTHYDTQFACYLAPILTTYNLNEYKKKYKNIIMVFYNVTTYNEIVTDLQNYMNIYMKNYYNNKKKEEKESKIKNIWKEDFFITSLPLSAHSIISKYLSYTIYPHYIEKEEEIEATTKKNKCIYDSTSFQNNTIDAHEKNDMSYTLDSYKYYDYINLNGNINIDNLPKNNISNSVTSFCFIDKAQHELNRINDYALSLCDNYILLIGNKYDINPEMDIYSFLNIEIMENNQIWYIIKKDIQHIFNKRDEYIKLIESKRKMNIYIDHWEEENFVHYNNIYYIIVYKNFKIFNLHSFQLLVLLRSLIYSNFTNPHISKDHIHIFYQQFFDYYYQNFKYFSILHDEYYKNLKNFKQKQGAQEFINKVDTVIKYIKPNFKNEKNFI is encoded by the coding sequence ATGTTATTGAAAAGGGAActgttttatattaaaaaaaattatgtcatgtccttttcttttttcccACATtgtaaaataaagaaaaatgataaGGCTTATGAAAGTGTTTATAATTCGATGTtctattataataataaaagatataatacaaatattaacTTAACCAAAAGGGAAAAGAATGTATTTGAAGAAGAACTAACAAAAGTATTCAAAGAATATCCAATTcttaaaagaaataatatatcagaatatgaagaaatattaataaaagaagatgataaaaacaaaaagtATAAAATTGGAGATATCATTTCTTTAGATGATCATTCCTTTGGTGTAGTTTTACAAAttaatcaaaataatacaatcataggaaaaatttatgaaaaaaatataaaaaataaacatatcaacaataatattgttgatattaatataaatgaaaaaaaaaatgtatactctccatatgaatatttaaaatatttattctcaaaacataataaattaaatatatttcatcaTGATAACAAAGAAATTTATCATAAACGATCCATTAAAAAACAGTTACACAGTAATATCTTCTTAATCGATATCttcaataaaataaaatacgGACAAAAAATATGCGTAATCGGAGAAAAAGATACACCAAAAAATGTTATACTCCTTTCTTTAATTTATGAAAATCTATTAATCAACACAATTTGTAAAAATGAAAACCTTTTCATCATTTGCTCAAATATGCATAAATCAGAATtaaagtttttttttcaaaaattaCATGAACTGTTCAGGCAAATGTTGAACAAGTCaggtaaaaaaaaaaataataataataataataaagaaatagacaatataaataaggtaaatatgaaaatagataatatgaatgaaaaTAAGGATCTATATGAAATGAATATTgttgaaaaattatattcagaaaataatatttatgaagAAGATGATATTAAAATACCGAATGATATATTGTGGATAAATTCTACAACACACTATGACACACAGTTTGCTTGTTACCTTGCTCCTATATTAACAACATATAATTTGAAcgaatataaaaaaaagtataaaaatataataatggtattttataatgtaacaacatataatgaaataGTTACAGATTTgcaaaattatatgaatatatatatgaaaaattattataataataaaaaaaaagaagaaaaagaaagtaaaataaaaaatatttggAAAGAGgacttttttattacatcCTTACCTTTGTCCGCACATAGTAttatttcaaaatatttatcatatacAATCTATCCACattatatagaaaaagaagaagaaatagaagcaactacaaaaaaaaataagtgTATATATGATAGTACATCATTTCAAAACAATACGATTGATGcacatgaaaaaaatgatatgtCATATACATTAGATagttataaatattatgattatataaatttaaatggaaatataaatatcgATAACTTaccaaaaaataatatatcaaatagTGTTActtcattttgttttatcGATAAAGCACAACATGAATTAAATCGAATTAATGATTATGCATTATCTTTATgtgataattatatattactaaTAGGTAATAAATATGACATAAATCCTGAAATGGATAtttattcctttttaaatattgaAATTATGGAAAATAATCAAATATGGTACATTATCAAAAAAGATATTcaacatatttttaataaaagagatgaatatattaaattaattgAAAGTAAACgtaaaatgaatatatatatagatcattgggaagaagaaaattttgtgcattataataatatatattatattattgtctataaaaattttaaaatctTTAATTTACATTCTTTTCAACTACTTGTCTTATTAAGgtcattaatatattccaATTTTACCAACCCACATATTTCAAAAGAccatattcatattttttatcaacaattttttgattattactatcagaatttcaaatatttttctatattacatgatgaatattataaaaatttaaaaaactTTAAACAAAAGCAAGGAGCACaagaatttattaataaagtTGATACTgtcataaaatatataaagcccaattttaaaaacgaaaaaaattttatttaa
- a CDS encoding hypothetical protein (conserved Plasmodium protein, unknown function): protein MFFFIYSKEKKKYKNVLLIFFLYIIFFVSKSYSGKTLTCNYSLIPFHIKTKERLPLNFIKNDLYEIKRKQRRKEIYSSNITKTFENTIPEEYIKYNIPEEPIYPYISVPDNLYTKTYNGNNNDNGSDKQEEDKNCPKLTHGIKKMSYEEYKKWNEEKMKESKDLPEPTIDDYIEDVEYEKYIHPALIKNVDVNNPRYSLYFLKDKIKNDMDQCATLNCFDKNDLEHDLTEYDAAFNGIGPWPSTDELIKHQNNIEYDKTDMELEYNITYDKTGYYQYKEKLINEQMKGINKKDINRNVSETLHKGATTIQKDPYADKEENNKNCMYKTESKNNINSNNVLTNDDLFDLLHKEKNITTNDVRKLYYKKEIKSIKEAKEEIVKWNERKTVSRSKWTLSKDEINLFPPYIKKLYYQKYEKYAKEKNEEINNIRKNSAGSQMFMDMKDAYDNKENLTSWPSDHMNDKMNNISDIQIPSVKVGRLNELTKLYGNNPSPDDIIDDMTNNINNKSLNNMIDNISDQMKNDPTFGQELNDKESQNKYTNFRLLEDNVLYTRAKSPINEILYEWDDPLNCLWRKRTEEVIRDVIMYDYPFKELRRPSNLDLYDVTWYAGKIDIFVTVEEGKNYKITLFDLKQLVKKIAERLKVLEIDDEIVILPFFELVVSSLPKKNILICRRDWNNNIGKEVVVFFKDNILQPVEGILLGSPSVFHVIINLNNQKILNLVINNIDKIILKNTEDELKDNIILKAAISQNENVNINEQNRKDINENTNLENDIKKIDDEDIYDQVDNTFDNKYDKQRTKNEFKDIEFDELDKLKNANKTSKDKRVNVMKNINNIDQVQDDITNVISEEDDQEDEEAEDNDEYDDDDMDNDVDNDMDNDVDNDMDNDMDNDMDNDMDNDMDNDMDNDMDNDMDNDMDNDIDSYDNDYNDYSSGE, encoded by the exons atgtttttttttatttactcaaaagagaaaaaaaaatataagaatgtattgttgattttttttttatatataattttttttgtctcTAAATCTTATAGTGGAAAAACACTAACATGTAATTATAg CTTAATTCCTTTTCACattaaaacaaaagaaaGGTTGCCTTtgaattttattaaaaatgatttatatgAGATAAAGAGGAAGCAAAGAAGAAAGGAAATATATTCATctaatataacaaaaacGTTTGAAAATACGATACCTGAAGagtatattaaatataacattCCTGAAGAGCCAAT ATATCCGTATATATCAGTACCTGACAATCTGTATACAAAAACGTATAATGGGAATAATAACGATAATGGGAGCGATAAACAAGAGGAGGACAAAAATTGTCCTAAATTAACACATGgtataaagaaaatgtcttatgaagaatataaaaaatggaaTGAAGAGAAAATGAAAGAGAGCAAAGACTTACCTGAACCAACGATAGATGATTATATTGAAGATGTGGAATATgagaaatatatacaccctgctttaattaaaaatgtgGATGTAAATAATCCAAGATATTcactttattttttaaaagataagataaaaaatgatatggATCAATGTGCTACGTTAAATTgttttgataaaaatgatttagAACATGATCTTACAGAATATGATGCTGCATTTAATGGTATAGGTCCATGGCCTTCTACAGATgaattaataaaacatcaaaataatatagaatatGATAAAACAGATATGGAAttagaatataatataacatatgataaaacaggttattatcaatataaagaaaaattaatcAACGAACAAATGAAAGGCATTAACAAGAAAGATATTAACAGAAATGTTTCAGAGACATTACATAAGGGTGCCACTACTATACAAAAGGATCCATATGCTgataaagaagaaaataataaaaattgtatgtataaaactgagagtaaaaataatatcaatAGTAATAATGTGCTTACGAATGATGATTTATTTGATCTATTacataaagaaaaaaatatcacTACAAATGATGttagaaaattatattataaaaaagaaataaaaagtattaAAGAAGCAAAAGAAGAAATTGTAAAATGGAATGAAAGAAAAACGGTTTCACGATCTAAATGGACTTTAAGCAAAGATgaaattaatttatttcctccatatataaaaaagttatattatcaaaaatatgaaaaatatgcaaaagaaaaaaatgaagaaataaataatatacgTAAAAATAGTGCAGGTAGTCAAATGTTTATGGATATGAAAGATgcatatgataataaagaaaatttaaCCTCATGGCCAAGTGATCATATGAACGATAAAATGAACAATATAAGTGATATTCAAATTCCGAGTGTTAAGGTTGGTCGTTTAAATGAATTAACCAAATTGTATGGAAATAATCCATCACCAGACGATATTATAGATGATATgacaaataatataaataataagtccttaaataatatgatagATAATATAAGTGATCAGATGAAGAACGATCCAACATTTGGACAAGAACTTAATGATAAAGAAtcacaaaataaatacacGAATTTTCGATTATTAGAAGataatgttttatataCTAGAGCCAAATCTCCAATcaatgaaatattatatgaatgGGATGATCCATTAAATTGTTTATGGAGAAAAAGAACAGAAGAAGTTATCAGAGATGTAATTATGTATGATTATCCATTTAAAGAATTAAGAAGACCATCTAATTTAGATCTATATGATGTTACATGGTATGCTGGGAAAATCGATATCTTCGTTACAGTAGAAgaaggaaaaaattataaaattacaCTCTTCGATTTAAAACAACTCGTCAAAAAAATTGCTGAAAGATTAAAAGTTCTAGAAATTGATGATGAAATAGTAATTTTGCCATTCTTTGAATTAGTTGTATCATCTTTAcctaaaaaaaatatattaatatgtagAAGAGACtggaataataatataggTAAAGAAGTTGTCGTCTTTTTTAAAGATAACATTCTTCAACCTGTCGAAGGAATATTACTAGGATCCCCAAGTGTTTTTCATGTAATTATTAATCTTAAtaatcaaaaaatattaaaccttgtaataaataacattgacaaaattattttgaaaaatacCGAGGATGAgttaaaagataatattattctaAAAGCTGCAATAAgtcaaaatgaaaatgtaaacataaatgaacaaaatcGTAAAGACATAAATGAAAACACAAATTTagaaaatgatattaaaaaaattgatgACGAGGATATTTACGATCAAGTAGATAATACatttgataataaatatgataagCAAAGAACGaaaaatgaatttaaaGATATCGAATTTGATGAATTAgacaaattaaaaaatgcTAACAAAACATCCAAGGACAAACGGGTTAATGtgatgaaaaatattaataatatagatcAGGTGCAGGATGATATAACTAATGTTATAAGTGAAGAAGATGATCAAGAGGACGAAGAGGCAGAAGATAATGACGAATATGATGATGACGATATGGATAATGATGTGGATAATGACATGGATAATGATGTGGATAATGACATGGATAATGATATGGATAATGATATGGATAATGATATGGATAATGATATGGATAATGACATGGATAATGATATGGATAATGATATGGATAATGATATGGATAACGATATAGATTCGTATGACAATGATTATAACGATTATTCATCAGgtgaataa
- a CDS encoding hypothetical protein (conserved Plasmodium protein, unknown function~part of same gene as PRSY57_1337400B~gap found within coding sequence), with amino-acid sequence MEGDLNKLTSVETEYLEKSGKKRRQKSIIECINNYNEENVENHRNQNILDEINSYNDMSLTKERSNEVMINMTDGEMSEEDLDTLEVIRQLSSIKLDSDEESKDKIIYNKKEKKKKLKNKKNKKNKKNKNTYIFDTSDIECVEDAIIYDES; translated from the coding sequence ATGGAGGGtgatttaaataaattaacaTCTGTCGAGACGGAGTACTTAGAAAAAAGTGggaaaaaaagaagacAAAAATCTATTATAgaatgtataaataattataatgagGAAAATGTAGAAAATCATAGAAACCAAAATATTCTGGATGAAATCAATTCATATAATGATATGTCCTTAACAAAGGAGAGATCAAATGAGGTAATGATTAATATGACCGATGGTGAAATGTCAGAAGAAGATTTAGATACATTGGAGGTTATAAGACAATTAAGTTCTATTAAACTTGATTCTGATGAAGAATCAAAGGATAagattatttataataaaaaagaaaaaaaaaaaaaattaaaaaataaaaaaaataaaaaaaataaaaaaaataaaaatacatatatttttgacACCTCTGATATAGAGTGTGTAGAAGATGCAATCATATATGACGAATCAA